In the genome of Oncorhynchus nerka isolate Pitt River linkage group LG27, Oner_Uvic_2.0, whole genome shotgun sequence, the window CATAAGTGTGCTGGTTGCTCTGGTGTGGATGAAATTATGTATTGACTGTCAAATCCCCTCTGTAACTTCTGACAATggccatacagtacatcatatcaTATTCACTGGAAAGGAATTGATTTTATGGTAATACTGCACCAAGATACAGATGGGTCATTCTTGAATTGCGGTCCCTCAGCTTCGCAACcatgaaaaatacatttaaatgacAAATAGTTGCACATCATACATGTTTTTGTTTATATTGAACTGTTTATCACTGATACAACCCAAGTCCTTTAAACAGCAAAACGTTATCTTTATGCATTGTTTAAGGTACTAGGGGAAAGAAAATCTACCAGTAGTGATGAGTTGTGGTGACATGTTTTGTGGATTTAGAGATATTTATCTATTCTTTTGAATGCTAGAAAGTTTTTCATATATAGATCAATAGACAAAAAGAAGTCTATTAAAATACCTATGTTATAAgaatgcaaaaaaatatttatagtaattaaGCTGTTATATTAGCTGATTTAGAATGGGAAGATACCCAAATACAATTAAATACACATCTAGAAAATTGTACTTGTTTAATTGCTTAATACCATGCCCAAATGTTAGAGAAATTACACGAACAACCTAGATGTATCTATTTCAGGGAATAGATTGTGTATTTCATGACATGAAAATGTTTTCTGAATAATTTGGAATAAGTgaagcacaggaggctggtggcatcttatttggggagaacgggctcgtggtaatggctggagtggaataaatggaatggtatcaaatacatcaaccattattatgagctgtcctcccctcagcagcctccactgaagtGGCATAATATGCAATTTGCCATATTGACAGTTCTTCCTACAGACCCAGAGGAGAAACCTGAACCATAGCATTGCAAATGAAATGTTTTGCTTTGGCTGTAATGCTCAACCAATGCAAAAAAGCATAATTTGAGCTCGCTTGTCTTGCTGCTCTGCTCACAAGACCCTCTGCTGGTCACACAGTGAAAGAACAGCAccactgtttctgtgtgtgtgtgtgtgtgtgtgtgtgtgtgtgtgtgtgtgtgtgtgtgtgtgtgtgtgtgtgtgaaatgtgttTGTATACATGTGTGCCTGTGTTATTGTTACTATAAGGGCGGCAAGATACTTATCGTCTCTCTCCAAGGGCAGGGGGAGGGTCACAACATGACATCACTGATATATCACTCAGTTGAATTTAATTACAGTAGTAGTCCAATCCCCCCATGCCCCAGGGACAGCCAGCCACGCACACGCACTCCAAAAACCCAGATTAAAGGAGTGTGCCACATGGGTGCCTCATTTATGTGCTATGATCTCCAAATGTTAATGTCAGATGCTTTAAGTGTACCCCTTTACTACTCTCTGGGCAATACTACACTGTGTAAATACTAAATATCTGATTTCACTGACATTGGCACAGAGAGTGACTCATTTTACCTTACTCTTATTGGTGATACATGTGATTGTTTGGCTGTCTCCCTTTTACatttacagtaggctacagtcttTCATCAAACAAACGGCTATTTGGGTCTCACTCCTTGTACAACATACAGTAGCGTCCCTGAGCCAAAATGTGCATTAAGATCTCAGGCATTAAGATCTCAGAAGAGGCGGGGCTTTGAaatgcatctctctctcaccagtggaggctgctgaggggaggacggctcataataatggctggaacggagcgaatggaatggcaccCAACCATGTGttggatgtatttgataccattccactaattctgcTCAATGTCTGTATTTTTTTGACCCATCtaccttctttgcgaggcattggataacctcccttgtctttgtgattgaatctgtATTTGTAGGCCAGCAACCAAcaaatctcaatttaattcattttaaattcaggctgtgacacaacaaaatgaggaaaaattcaagaggtgtgaatactttctgaaggctctgtatgttgatgttggggtgtgGAGATGATGAAGTTGAAATATTTTGAACTTTACCTTTAAAGGGGATTTTACAACACGTAGCAATAGATTGTCCCTTACCCTGAAAGCAGTCTTTGGGCACAGACaaactgtaatccatggtttggTTTACAAACTTCAGCTAAATTTAGACACTGATAGCTAAAATCACTGAGAGTGGTAAAGACATGCGTACCTATTAAAATGTTTATGGCCAAATCAACTCAAATCAACTACATGATTTAGCTTGATGTTATTTCAAGGTGATATGGcaacaaaacacattacaaaGGTACTGCATGCCCCTACCACTCTCATTGATTTTTAACTAGCAATGGCTAAGTTTACAGTGGCTGTAAAGAAAAccaaaccatggattacagtttTCCCTGACCCAAAGACTACTTCCAGGATGAGTTACCATCTAACATTGAATTATAAAAAACAGAACTCATCCTTTAAAATTGCCCCCTGAGCTCCACTAAGGGAAACAACTGCAGAGTTGGCATTACAAAACAAGTAGCTCCACTTATATCATGGCATATTGTGGCAAGCTATCCCTTTACGAGCTTTAGTGATTGTGGAAAATCACAGTGATCTTTTCCTTTCTCTTAACATACAATTCATAATTGAAAGGAATTGTATTATCTTCACCAGTAGGAATACCTTCACAGTGCGACAGAGACCACCCATCCAGCTTGATGCATATCAAGAGACAAGACATACTGTGCAGGAACAAAGTAGGCACTCAAATTACAATGACCAGAGTCTCATGTAATCAATAAAAGAGAGGCTGCAAACAAGATACAGACAAAAAGGTTTTCATTGCACTTTTATATCGGAAATACAGCACTTTATCCATGTTCAACAATATTGAAATATACAAATATATCTTTCAAACATTTCAAATGTGACCTTTCATATTTCAAAATAAACCTAGGCAGTCGCAGTCTGAATTCAACTTTATCATTCTCCTTCAAACTAGGCATTCTAAGCTACCACCATTCATTAAGTGAAAATGAGACTATAAAACCTCTGTCTTTAAGTAGTACTGACTCCTTGGCTTTTCCTGGGGGGTGTTCGGGAGGCTGGCCACTCGCTGCTGCCTGTCATGATCCGCCATGCACACAGCCACAAAGAAAAGAGAGCCTCCAATGACCAGGAAGAGACCCGCAAACCAGCCGGAGAACATGGCCTCGCCATACTCCCAGCGTGGAACGACGTCAGGCAGGTTCTCGTCCCAGAACTCCACCAGGGTCACGTAGGCCACCAGGGAGACGGGGGCCAGTGTTGTGAGCCCCGACACCCAGGACAGCACCCCACTGACAATGAGGAGGCCCCTCTTTAACCCTTGCTGCCTCCCAGAGCCCAGTTCCACCCCCTCCAGGCCCGGGAAGGCCACCACCACGGCTAGGGCCCCAGTACCCACAGACACCAGCATGAGCACCCGGGAAGCCAGCAAGTCCATGGGCAGGGCCATGAGGGATTCAAAGGCTTTACATTGCATCCCAACCTCCTCGGCAAAGATGCAGATGTGCCACAGGCCTGAGTACCAGTTCTCCACTTCGTTCAGCTCTGAGTTCAAGGTCTTCCACAGGGGAATGAAGGTGGTGACCAGAGTAGTGACCAGACCCCCGAATATCACAAAGAGCGCAGTCCTCTCCATGATTTTGGCAGTCAGGAGCACCATCTTCAGTGTCAGTCGTCGTTGCTTACACTCCTCGCACTCTTTCTgcttctttctctgtccctctctctgtcctggctgaagaacagctagtgagtgactgggaaGCCCGTCCCCCTCTCCTGTGGTAGCACTTGGACTGACCCAGCCAGCCTGCCTCATCCAGCTTTATAATAGAATGCATAACTGGGAGATAATCCCAGGTCCTGAGGCATTACAAAAGACATATTGTTTTGTTGTAGTGTTAAATATCATTGTAGGGAACAATGGGCTCTGTTTTGAGATGAAACCAGATATGTAAACCAGATATGTCTAGTGGGATCCTGGGACTGAGTGTGGTAACAGAGAAACATGAGCAAGTTGGTCATGGGGGAACAAACAAAAAGAGGAAGGGCCAAAAACTCTCCCAAGGGTGTCCAGTGGCCTGATTCTATGGACTCTTTGATTGGCCACGGCTAATTATTTTAAGAGAAACCATGTGCTGATGTTACTGATAAGAGCATATGAAATTAGCTCTTCGTGTGAGTGAAGTATTTTTTTTTCTAAAGAAATCTATAGAAAATCAGTTGATTTGCCAAATGTCTCAAGTGTTAAGACTAGGAATAGTGCTCAAAGCAATACTACATACAAAAGACCCCAACACTTGGTGAGGTATTCATTGAGGTCTGGGTTTGTAGCTGGCAGGGAACATTAAATCCTATCTGGCCATTCAGCCCTCGAGTCTTTGATTCGTTCACTTCATGGAAAGAATCTTCTTTTAAATGTTACATAAAATCAAATGGAATCAGATGAAAGCGGTCAACATTCCAATGCAAAATCAAAGTTTATCAATTGTTTTCAGACGTGAACATTTGAATTTTGTACACATCCCAGGTAATCTGTTTTGTAGACCCAGCTATACGCTGACAATCCAAAATGAATGGTAAGCTTGACTACCGGTAAACAGAAATATCTTTCATCAATCATTCAGTATGtaataaataaatgttaaaaaagAAAAACCTATAAGGTATAAGGTCTGATAAACTTGCTTAAATGGAAGGATTTCGCCCCCTCTCTTGAAAGGTGCATTGTGCAAGCTTATCTCTCACATATCAGTGGAACCTGAAACTGCTAATTTGTAGAGACAAAGGTCAAGGATTAACCTGCGTAGACTTGGACTTCTCCTTCAGCTTTGATTCCCCCTGGCCACCTGCTGGTACAGCAGCTGACATGTGCTCCATTTCCCTCAAGTGGTCCACTGATTCAACATCATCTGCTGAATTTGAAAAAGTAAAATACTTTCACGTTTATAATGCCAGCTTGCTGCAGCCCAACGACTGAAGGCAGTGTCGGTTGCACACTACTGGAAGACGGTGTGTCAGAGAGAATGAGATCCATTGTGCTGTAATCAGGTCACTCAGTCTCTTTTCTACTATTATGTTTCAGGTAAGGGATGGGTGGACAAAGCACacagcaggagaaagagagacctgGTAGTCAATCAAACTGTATCAGGATGGTTTTCTTCTTTAAAAAGTGGTCTACCTTCAGAGTGTTGCTTAATGTGGTTTTGGGAGCCTTTTCTATAAGCAATCACATCTTTGCAATTTGCAAAATGACATTGATAACAATCCCTGTGACAGTTTTCAGCAAAACAACCATTTtttaatttgtatttttatttatttaacctttatttaactaggcaagtcaattaagaacaaattcttatttacaatgacagcctacacaccgaccaaacccggacgacgctgggccaattgtgacctgccctatgggaatcccaatcacagccggttgtgatttAAATTgctacgccactcgggagcccatatgTCATTTATTAAGGCTTTGATGGAGTCAATGTGAGAAACATTTGACTCAGTAGCATGTCATCATAGCAAAACACAAAACAGAGTATTTGAGCAGGTTCATATTCCTGCCAACTGTACAGCAGCTGGCTAATCAGATAATTTTCCAATATAGATCCTGTGTCAAACACCAATATTAAACTAAACCTGGTTCTCCCAAGCTTAAACAAACACCTCTCCAGTACTAGACATGCCATAGCTCATCTGAAACCATTCAGAATTAAATTATACTGATTATATGCTGTGATGTTAAACATTTCCAAATGTTTTCATTTTATAATAGATCAGCAGAGAGGAGCAAATACTTTGGTGATACATTTCCCATCCTGTTTAATTGCTAAGGAAAGAATTATTGATTTAGTTGCTAAGGAATTAATTATTCCCTCAGAATAATGACCACGTCTTCAATTCTTCTTGAAACACattttatattataaactgggttgtTTGAtccctgaattctgattggctgacagccatggtatatcagaccgtatactacgggtatgacaaaacatttattttactgctctaattacgttggtaaccaatgtataatagcaataaggcacctcagggggcttgtggtatatggccaatataccaaggctaagggctgtatACAGACACTCCGCATTGGGCTGTGCTTAAGAAAAGCCATTAGCCtttgtatattggccatataccacaccccgtTGTGCATTATGGCTTAAATATAGTACAACTATAAAGAGTTATTCTATGTCACACATATATAATGCATACAGTAtgtcagggatcatcaactagattcagtgaTGGGACGATTTGTTCTTGAGAGGATAGTCGGGGGGCCGGATCATAactacaaatcatttgtagacatTTGTAtacgtgtctctctattatgcatGGGAAAACTTAGAAACAGATTTCTTCAATTaattcctggtgtttttacagtcttttatgttcaataataataataataaaaataaaatatatatatatttacaaggtgcattgagaaagtattcagacccatttactttttccacattttgttacattacagcctttacTAAACTTTaaaaaaacttgttttcactttgtcattttggggtatcatgtgtagattgataaggaaattcaattttagaataatttattaaaaataaaacagaaatgagtattacatgagtattcagaccctttgctatgagacaggaaattgagctcaggtgcattctgtttccattgatcatccttgagctgtttcaacaacttgattggaatccacctgtcataaattcaattgattggacatgatttggaaaggcacacacctgtctatataaggtcgcacagttgacggtgcatgtcagagccaaaatcaaaccatgaggtcgaaggaattgtctgtagagctcagagacggggttgtgtcgaggcacagacctggggaagggttccaaaaaatgtctgcagaattgaaggtccccaagaacaatagcctccatcattctaaaatggaaaatgtttggaaccaccaagacacttcctagagctggctgcccggccaaactgagcaatcgggggagaagggccttggtcagggagatgactaagatgccgtccctggaaggggtgcgtcacctgagtgggttgattcactgatgtggtcatcctgtctgggttggcgccccccccccccttgggttgtgccgtggcggagatctttgtgggctatacgccttgtctcaggatggtaagttggtggttgaagatatccttctagtggtgtgggggctgtgctttggcaaagtgggtctccagtatttatgctgcagtagtttatgtgtcggggggctggggtcagtttgttatatctggagtacttctcctgtcctattcggtgtcctgtgtgaatctaagtgtgcgttctctaattctctccttttctctttctttctctctctcggaggacctgagccctgtaatggaatgttttgccttgtgtggtaggttttgtgggttttgacactcttatgtaggggTCATTACCGGCCATAAAATAATGCTacatatgtcacaacaggtctaaatatatgtgt includes:
- the LOC115110984 gene encoding putative claudin-24, coding for MRQAGWVSPSATTGEGDGLPSHSLAVLQPGQREGQRKKQKECEECKQRRLTLKMVLLTAKIMERTALFVIFGGLVTTLVTTFIPLWKTLNSELNEVENWYSGLWHICIFAEEVGMQCKAFESLMALPMDLLASRVLMLVSVGTGALAVVVAFPGLEGVELGSGRQQGLKRGLLIVSGVLSWVSGLTTLAPVSLVAYVTLVEFWDENLPDVVPRWEYGEAMFSGWFAGLFLVIGGSLFFVAVCMADHDRQQRVASLPNTPQEKPRSQYYLKTEVL